GGCGCATACGCGACGGGTGCGATGGTTCGCGCCGAGGAGTGGCAGGCCGTCATCTCGGCGGGCGACGGCGCTGCCGCGGCGCTCAACATCCTCTCGGAGGAGAAGGGTGAACACTACCACGACTTCGATGTCCCGAGCGACGCCGACGCCGTCTTCGGCGGCATGGCCGACGGGGAGTAGTTGATCGCTCTCGGGAACGAATCGGCCACCGCCGATTTCTGAACGGGAGGATGACTCTCGGTTTCAGCGAACGCGGCTGACGGAGGAGTGAGAGCTGCTGTGTGTTGTCAAACTTCGAGTTCGACGTCCACAGCGTCACCAGCAGTCGCACCGTCATCCGTGAGGGAGTACACCCGCTTTCGAGCGTCGCGCAGACAGATGGACTCGTCCACCAATCCTGCGTCTTCGAGTCGACCGAGGGCCGTCCGAACGGTCCGGGCCGACAGGGCCGTCTCCTCGACCAGTTGCGTCTGTGTTCGCTGGTCGTCGCGATCCAACACGAAGTGAACGAGTTTCGCACTCGGCGGGAGGTCGGCAAAGACGTCGGTATCCGGCGCCGATCCGTCGGTCGCCGTTCCCGTAGTTGCAGCGCCGTTCTCCGCCGATTCGGTCGTCGATTGCGTCTGATGGGTGCCGGTCATAGTCAAGGAAATCCGCCATCGGCCCTCCGATTGGGTCGGACGTGAGGACTCATGTCTTCTTACGGGTCGG
This sequence is a window from Halobaculum roseum. Protein-coding genes within it:
- a CDS encoding helix-turn-helix transcriptional regulator, whose amino-acid sequence is MTGTHQTQSTTESAENGAATTGTATDGSAPDTDVFADLPPSAKLVHFVLDRDDQRTQTQLVEETALSARTVRTALGRLEDAGLVDESICLRDARKRVYSLTDDGATAGDAVDVELEV